CCGGACGCCAGGCGGGCCGTCACGGACTCGGGAGCGCGGTCGTACTGGAGGGTGATCGGGCCGGAGCCGCTCATCGCCCGGACGGGGCCGCTGACCCGCCTCAGTTCGACCTGTCCGGAGCCGGTGTCCGCCGAGACGGCGCCGGCGATGTCCACGATCTCCGTCCGCCCGGAACCGTTGCGGGAGTGGATCTCGGTGGCCGGTGGGACTTGGATCTCCACGGCGACCGTGCAGCCGACCAGCGCACGCACGCCGGCCCCCGGGCAGCCGACGGCTATCGCGAGCGTGCCGGTCTCGACCTGCTCGCTGACGGTGGGCCTGATCAGCGACCAGCCGACGTGCTCGGTCACGACCACGCGATCGGTACCGCCGGCCCGGACGCTGACCAGGGCCGGCCCCGAATCGATGTCGAGGCGGGTGATCGGCTGGAAGTACGTCTTCTCCTGGGTGGTCTCCCGCTGGGCCAGGGTGGCGCCGGTGGTCGCGGCCCCGGCCAGCAGCGTGACGACCAGGACCAGCACGCTGACGATCCGCCAACTCCGGCGCTCGCGGGGGCCCGGCTCGGCCGGACCCGCCGGGGCGAGGTCCGGGAGCCAGTGGACGATGCGGCGCTCGGCGGCCGGGCCTGCCTCACCCCGGACGTCCTGACGGGTCACTGGCTCACCTCCAGGAAGCGCAGCACGGCGAGCACGCGCCGGTGCACGTCCTCGGCGGGCGGCAGATCGAGCTTGGTGAGGATGGAGTTGATGTGCTTGGAGACGGCGCTGTCGCTGACCACCAGGGACTCGGCGATGGCGGTGTTGGAGCGGCCCTCCGCCATCAGCGCGAGGACGTCCCGCTCGCGGGGCGTCAGCCGGTGCAGTGGATCGCGGTCGCGGCGCAGCAGCAACTGGGCGACCACCTCCGGGTCGAGGGCGGTGCCGCCCCCGGCGACGCGCTGAAGCGCCTCGACGAACTCGTCCACGTTGGCGACCCGCTGCTTGAGCAGGTAGCCGACGCCGCTGGTGTTCTTGGCGAGCAGGTCGGCCGCGTACCGCTCCTCGACGAATTGGGAGAGGAGGACGACGGCGGTGCCGGGCCACTGCTGCCGGATCATCAGGGCGGCCCGGACCCCCTCGTCGGTGAAGCCCGGTGGCATCCGGACGTCCGCTACGACGATCTCGGGGCGGTGCTCCTCGACGGCTGCGAGCAGTGCCTCGGCGTCCGCGACGGCGGCGGCCACTTCGTAGCCCTCGCTCTCCAGCACCTTGACGATGCCGATCCTCAGGAGGACGGAATCCTCGGCGATCACAGCTCGCATGGCAGCTCCATCGTGATGGTGGTGGGGCCCCCGCGGGGGCTGGTGATGGACAGGGATCCGTCCACCGAGGCGGCGCGCTTGCCCAGGCCGCTGAGGCCGGTGCCGCGCTCGGCGTCGGCCCCGCCGACGCCGTCGTCGGTGATGGTGATGAGCAGCCGGTCGGCCCGCCGGCGCAGGGCCAGGTCGACCCGGGAGGCCCGGGAGTGTTTGGCGGCGTTCGCCAGCGCCTCGGAGACCGTGAAGTAGGCGACCGCCTCCACCGTGGGCGCCACTCGGCCGGGCAGGTCGACCGTGAGGTGAACGGGGACGGGGCTGCGGGCGGCGATGCCGGACAGTGCCGCGTCCAGCCCGCGGTCCTCGAGCACGGCGGGGTGCAGGCCGCGGACCAGGTCGTGGAGTTCTCTGATGGCGGCCTGGGCCTCGTCGTGCGCGGCGACGATGACGTCCATGGCCTCGGGCGGGACGTTCTTGAGCGTGCGCCGGGCCAGGCCCAGGTTCATCGCGAGGGAGACGAGGCGCTGCTGGGCGCCGTCGTGCAGATCCCGCTCGATGCGACGGCGCTCGGCGTCGGCGGCGTCCACCACGTCCACCCGGCTCCGGGCGAGGTGTTCGACGCGGCGTTCCAGGACCTCCGCCCGGTTCGGGCCGAGCAGAGCGCGGACCGTCCACAGGTCGAGGGCCGCGAGCAGGGCGGCCAGCCAGGGCATGACGGCCAGCAGGAGCAGGCCGCCGACGGTGATCATGATGCCGACGCCCGTCC
The DNA window shown above is from Streptomyces sp. TLI_171 and carries:
- a CDS encoding DUF4097 family beta strand repeat-containing protein, which translates into the protein MTRQDVRGEAGPAAERRIVHWLPDLAPAGPAEPGPRERRSWRIVSVLVLVVTLLAGAATTGATLAQRETTQEKTYFQPITRLDIDSGPALVSVRAGGTDRVVVTEHVGWSLIRPTVSEQVETGTLAIAVGCPGAGVRALVGCTVAVEIQVPPATEIHSRNGSGRTEIVDIAGAVSADTGSGQVELRRVSGPVRAMSGSGPITLQYDRAPESVTARLASGNLVLQVPDDGNRYRTDLSTAGGRQQIDPSVQGSGSARVLDVTSGSGTVTINRDDEH
- a CDS encoding response regulator transcription factor — protein: MRAVIAEDSVLLRIGIVKVLESEGYEVAAAVADAEALLAAVEEHRPEIVVADVRMPPGFTDEGVRAALMIRQQWPGTAVVLLSQFVEERYAADLLAKNTSGVGYLLKQRVANVDEFVEALQRVAGGGTALDPEVVAQLLLRRDRDPLHRLTPRERDVLALMAEGRSNTAIAESLVVSDSAVSKHINSILTKLDLPPAEDVHRRVLAVLRFLEVSQ
- a CDS encoding sensor histidine kinase — its product is MFWSKIQTRPWRTIRLAAARAVPVRAVPVRAAARRMPWATSTRRDSLFLAAGLPLGLPVVLLLSSRPHTMLPGLVLMVALLDLLTTAQRSRVRALYGLEIPSRLPPGAGWLARLRAGLTWRQAVHHLVVAPLQTLAAALVLSLWGSAAVLLGFFGWVWLLPLDNPLRGSAGWTGVGIMITVGGLLLLAVMPWLAALLAALDLWTVRALLGPNRAEVLERRVEHLARSRVDVVDAADAERRRIERDLHDGAQQRLVSLAMNLGLARRTLKNVPPEAMDVIVAAHDEAQAAIRELHDLVRGLHPAVLEDRGLDAALSGIAARSPVPVHLTVDLPGRVAPTVEAVAYFTVSEALANAAKHSRASRVDLALRRRADRLLITITDDGVGGADAERGTGLSGLGKRAASVDGSLSITSPRGGPTTITMELPCEL